One window from the genome of Rufibacter tibetensis encodes:
- a CDS encoding response regulator, which yields MEDKEVHILLVEDDEVDIMNVQRAFKKNNITNPLHITRNGLEALEVLRSGTIPMPPIIILDINMPKMNGIEFLQELRKDSTLNRISVFVMTTSNEDSDKINAYNLNVAGYILKPLSFEKFLSSVATLNRYWKLCERP from the coding sequence ATGGAAGATAAAGAAGTACACATTCTCCTCGTTGAAGATGATGAAGTAGATATCATGAACGTGCAACGGGCCTTCAAGAAAAACAACATCACCAACCCGCTGCACATCACACGTAATGGTCTGGAAGCTCTTGAAGTGTTGCGATCTGGCACTATACCTATGCCCCCCATCATCATTCTGGATATCAACATGCCCAAAATGAACGGCATAGAATTTCTACAGGAATTAAGGAAAGACTCTACCTTAAACCGTATCAGTGTGTTTGTGATGACTACCTCTAATGAAGACAGTGACAAAATAAACGCCTACAACTTAAACGTAGCCGGATACATCTTGAAGCCCCTTTCCTTTGAGAAGTTTCTGAGCTCCGTAGCCACCCTTAACCGTTACTGGAAATTGTGCGAGAGACCATAG
- a CDS encoding response regulator, with the protein MNSKHAHILLVEDDPVDVATTKRAFQAKGVENPIHVAPNGKVALDMLLGRGMTALSPIPQIILLDLNLPEMGGLEFLKELRKNPQLKACSVFVMTGQGSSQDLLEAYDLNVAGYIVKPLQYSSFVEKIGTLQSFWNLIELPN; encoded by the coding sequence TTGAACAGCAAACATGCCCATATTCTGTTGGTGGAGGATGATCCAGTGGATGTTGCCACTACCAAACGTGCCTTTCAAGCCAAAGGAGTTGAAAACCCCATTCACGTTGCTCCTAACGGAAAGGTGGCGCTGGACATGCTGTTAGGGAGAGGAATGACAGCTCTTTCTCCCATTCCCCAAATCATTTTGCTGGACCTGAACCTGCCTGAAATGGGTGGACTTGAGTTTTTAAAGGAGCTCAGAAAGAACCCACAACTGAAAGCCTGTAGTGTGTTTGTTATGACCGGGCAAGGTTCATCGCAGGATTTATTGGAGGCTTATGACTTAAACGTGGCAGGTTACATTGTAAAACCACTTCAATATTCTTCCTTTGTAGAGAAAATTGGCACTTTGCAATCTTTCTGGAATTTAATTGAACTGCCTAACTAA
- a CDS encoding hybrid sensor histidine kinase/response regulator: protein MDAPVRLLIVDDDEVDRMIIKRSLRTAQVEASIKNASLGSEALEALDQETFDFIFIDFMLPDMNGLELLQKIREKGISTPVQIVTSQGDERIAVEAIKTGASDYLPKTLLTPEGISQSIRTAIRLHKIEQERLQTQEQLARTQEQLETVINGAPIILVATDKNGIFTMSRGRGLSLIGKVDSQSVGSSLFEAYKDYPVIVKCAKRTLNGKRSTCTVEVRGVWFDCLFLPLKTPSGEVNGLISVCYNITERIQIEEELKRAKDEALSMAQVKEQFLANMSHEIRTPMNGILGLSEVLAKTPLNENQKEYLQGIHTSANNLMVIINDLLDFSKIEAGKITFEVIPFDLKLLIKQLLDILEIRAHERKNTLKLLFDEDIPQMVEGDPFRLSQILNNLIGNAIKFTQDGTIRLQVEVITQKEDQLQLEFTVKDTGIGIAKDKLETIFEKFTQGSSDTTRRFGGTGLGLSIAKELIEAQGGQISVESEKDKGSCFRFVLPFGKIEGKSTQLTANQQADQLSTKVLKNAKILLVEDNAVNQMLVNKVLRDKEVLVTMANNGQEAINLLRQQSFDLVLMDMQMPEMDGYEAMQYIRQQLPSHRDIPIIALTAHASEGEITKCLSAGANTYVSKPFKAEDLLHEMTSLLRTRNVETASETTPFSQKETLQVDLTYLENFANGNVEFMRDILKLFIDQTPGLVQELTRAVAVANWTETRTLAHKIKPSIALVGIQQLEELNTTIEQSALNRTNTEELPALAQQMVTLVSHSIHQLKKELENLKEA from the coding sequence ATGGATGCTCCGGTAAGACTTCTGATTGTTGATGACGATGAAGTAGACCGGATGATTATAAAGCGGTCTCTCCGCACAGCCCAGGTAGAAGCCTCTATCAAAAATGCCTCGTTGGGCTCAGAAGCCTTGGAGGCACTAGACCAGGAGACCTTTGATTTTATTTTCATTGACTTCATGTTACCCGATATGAACGGGCTGGAGTTGCTGCAGAAGATAAGGGAAAAAGGTATTTCTACCCCTGTACAAATTGTTACCTCCCAAGGCGATGAGCGTATTGCCGTAGAAGCCATCAAAACCGGTGCTTCCGATTACCTGCCTAAGACCCTGCTCACCCCGGAAGGTATCTCCCAAAGCATCAGGACCGCCATCCGGCTCCACAAAATTGAGCAGGAACGCCTCCAGACACAAGAACAGCTAGCCAGAACCCAGGAGCAACTGGAAACGGTTATCAATGGAGCTCCCATTATCCTGGTAGCCACAGATAAGAACGGCATCTTTACCATGAGCCGGGGAAGAGGCCTATCTCTGATTGGAAAGGTGGATTCTCAGTCAGTAGGTAGTTCTTTGTTTGAAGCCTACAAAGACTATCCTGTTATCGTCAAATGCGCGAAACGCACCCTCAACGGAAAAAGATCTACCTGCACCGTTGAGGTTAGAGGCGTCTGGTTTGATTGCCTGTTTCTTCCTCTGAAAACCCCTAGCGGTGAGGTGAACGGTTTAATCAGTGTTTGCTACAACATTACAGAACGCATTCAGATTGAGGAAGAACTGAAAAGGGCGAAAGACGAGGCTTTGAGCATGGCCCAGGTGAAAGAGCAATTCCTGGCAAACATGAGTCATGAAATCAGGACTCCCATGAACGGCATTTTGGGCTTAAGCGAGGTTTTGGCAAAAACACCTTTAAACGAAAACCAGAAAGAGTACCTGCAGGGCATTCATACCTCGGCCAATAACCTTATGGTCATCATCAATGACCTGCTGGATTTCTCTAAAATAGAAGCCGGCAAGATTACGTTTGAGGTTATCCCCTTTGATCTGAAGTTACTAATCAAACAGCTGCTGGACATACTTGAGATTAGGGCCCATGAGCGGAAAAACACCCTCAAACTCCTGTTTGATGAAGATATTCCTCAAATGGTAGAAGGTGACCCTTTCAGGTTAAGCCAGATCCTGAACAACCTTATTGGCAATGCCATTAAGTTCACCCAAGATGGCACAATTAGGTTGCAAGTTGAAGTCATTACCCAGAAAGAAGACCAGCTTCAACTGGAATTCACGGTGAAAGACACCGGCATAGGCATTGCAAAAGATAAACTGGAAACCATCTTTGAGAAGTTTACCCAAGGCAGCAGTGACACCACCCGTCGGTTTGGTGGAACAGGCTTAGGATTATCTATTGCAAAGGAGCTCATTGAAGCTCAAGGCGGGCAAATTTCAGTGGAAAGTGAGAAGGACAAAGGCAGTTGTTTCCGGTTTGTCCTGCCTTTTGGGAAAATAGAAGGGAAAAGCACTCAACTAACGGCTAATCAACAAGCAGACCAACTGAGCACCAAAGTGCTTAAGAACGCCAAGATCCTGTTGGTGGAAGACAACGCGGTGAACCAGATGCTGGTCAACAAAGTTCTGCGGGACAAAGAGGTACTGGTGACCATGGCCAACAATGGCCAGGAAGCGATTAACCTCCTTCGGCAGCAATCCTTTGATCTTGTTTTGATGGACATGCAGATGCCCGAGATGGATGGTTATGAAGCCATGCAGTACATCCGGCAGCAACTTCCGTCCCACAGAGACATTCCTATCATTGCCTTGACGGCCCATGCCTCAGAGGGGGAAATCACCAAATGCCTTTCAGCCGGCGCAAACACGTATGTTTCCAAGCCTTTTAAGGCCGAGGATCTTTTGCACGAGATGACCTCCTTACTAAGGACAAGGAATGTTGAAACTGCATCAGAAACTACTCCTTTCTCGCAGAAGGAGACGCTGCAGGTTGATCTTACCTATCTTGAGAACTTCGCGAATGGAAACGTGGAGTTCATGCGTGACATCTTAAAACTGTTCATTGACCAGACCCCGGGGTTAGTGCAGGAACTGACCAGAGCCGTTGCAGTTGCTAATTGGACAGAGACCAGAACCCTGGCCCACAAAATAAAGCCTTCTATTGCATTGGTAGGCATTCAGCAACTAGAGGAACTGAACACGACTATTGAGCAATCGGCGTTGAACCGCACCAATACCGAGGAATTGCCAGCATTGGCTCAGCAGATGGTTACACTGGTGTCCCATTCTATTCACCAGTTGAAAAAGGAGTTGGAGAACCTGAAAGAAGCTTAA
- a CDS encoding sensor histidine kinase, producing MKNAEQTCQQQLEELKKEYEEFAYIVSHDLKAPLRAISNLSEWIREDLGENLEPDVKQNITLLQSRTERMERMINGLLVFSRVPRYDLEIKPVNVQELLELVVTNLDKEQNVVVHASNLPTLTTYSKKLETVFVHLLQNAITYTQQVTPEIWVEATEQEEHFLFKVKDNGIGIPAEAHEKVFKMFYSIQPKDLQANLGVGLTICRKILQFVGGSIWLESEPGTGSVFTFLWPKSLETSFVAPQ from the coding sequence ATGAAAAACGCAGAGCAAACCTGTCAGCAGCAGTTGGAAGAACTTAAAAAGGAATATGAGGAGTTCGCCTATATTGTCTCACATGATCTGAAAGCTCCTCTGCGGGCCATCAGCAATTTGTCTGAGTGGATACGGGAAGATCTGGGCGAAAACCTGGAACCTGATGTGAAACAGAACATCACCCTTCTGCAGAGCCGCACTGAACGGATGGAACGAATGATCAACGGCTTGCTTGTTTTTTCCCGTGTTCCGCGCTATGATCTAGAAATCAAGCCCGTAAACGTGCAGGAACTACTGGAACTAGTTGTGACCAATTTAGATAAGGAACAAAACGTAGTAGTTCACGCTAGCAACTTGCCTACCCTTACCACCTACTCCAAAAAGTTAGAGACTGTCTTTGTCCACTTGCTGCAGAATGCGATAACATACACACAACAGGTTACCCCTGAAATCTGGGTAGAGGCTACAGAACAGGAAGAACATTTTTTGTTTAAGGTAAAAGACAATGGGATTGGCATTCCGGCCGAAGCCCATGAAAAAGTATTCAAGATGTTTTACTCTATACAACCCAAAGACTTGCAGGCGAATTTAGGCGTGGGCCTCACCATCTGCCGCAAGATTCTCCAGTTTGTAGGTGGGTCTATTTGGTTGGAATCAGAACCGGGTACAGGCTCAGTTTTCACCTTCCTTTGGCCAAAGTCACTAGAAACCAGCTTTGTTGCACCCCAATAA
- a CDS encoding class I SAM-dependent methyltransferase, producing MLNEKPDPMGGAIKAYLEGNNNASITVYSDQMEADELPAAYLFREFSEMPEREQFALKEARGKVLDIGAGAGSHALALQTQGLEVTALEISGKAVEVQKARGVKNVLHGDFFTLPATPHDTLLLLMNGIGLAGTLEGLPHFLETCKKWLAPGGQILLESSDILYLYEEEDGSVLLDLNGAYYGELTYMMEFEDERTDPFPWLFINFDLLQQYAEEAGLKAELLLQEEDDHYIARLTQV from the coding sequence ATGCTAAATGAGAAACCAGATCCCATGGGCGGCGCCATCAAAGCCTACTTGGAAGGAAATAATAATGCTTCCATCACCGTCTACTCAGACCAGATGGAAGCCGATGAATTGCCTGCTGCTTATCTGTTTCGGGAGTTTTCAGAAATGCCCGAGCGGGAGCAGTTTGCCCTGAAAGAAGCTAGAGGGAAGGTGCTGGACATTGGGGCTGGGGCAGGTTCGCATGCGTTAGCTTTGCAAACGCAGGGGCTAGAGGTAACTGCCCTGGAGATTTCAGGCAAAGCCGTGGAAGTCCAGAAAGCCCGCGGAGTGAAAAACGTGTTGCACGGCGATTTCTTTACCCTTCCGGCCACGCCGCATGATACCCTGCTGCTGCTTATGAACGGGATAGGACTAGCCGGAACGTTAGAGGGGCTGCCTCATTTTCTTGAAACTTGTAAAAAATGGCTCGCTCCCGGTGGACAGATATTGCTGGAGTCTTCAGACATTCTTTACCTGTATGAAGAGGAAGACGGATCAGTTTTGCTGGATCTGAACGGCGCCTACTATGGGGAGCTCACCTACATGATGGAGTTTGAAGACGAGAGAACTGATCCTTTCCCATGGCTTTTCATCAATTTTGACCTGCTTCAACAATACGCTGAGGAAGCGGGCCTAAAGGCTGAGTTGCTTCTGCAGGAGGAGGATGATCATTACATAGCACGTCTGACCCAAGTTTGA
- a CDS encoding sensor histidine kinase — translation MKLITTIYTAIGLILAMFCIVTMGYIQQTKKVKNSIEDVLYTASIIREAERAQKLILDMETGLRGFLLIGKGPFLEPYREGQKQFNISLHHLDSLTEAYPEQNKQVHLIREDANKWLKTFAVPLLESRANATKSARDKARYDSLFNATAAQGTGKRIMDRARDRFELIKKEEERTKVTRLNELNSSFARTNYLAVGLTLLSILAGSLISYILGKTIRKRFQRMNSLANSIAKGDYSVSVVDKHNDEISSLTQSLNVMAAQLQSNFTHLTKMNKELDQFAYVVSHDLKAPLRAINNLAEWIAEDLVTKDDDIINNLTILRGRVQRMENLINGILDYSRVGRQSLSQSTFSTQDLLKETLENLAPPATFTVTTPAPLPTITGERTLFYQIFSNLLSNAFKYHHRQEGKIEVRAKELPNFFQFEIKDDGPGIPKEYQDKVFAMFQTMEARDVKESTGVGLSIVKKIVEEKGGKIWIESEKGKGTTFLFTWPKASSLVSTSPTVSL, via the coding sequence ATGAAATTAATTACTACCATCTACACAGCCATCGGTTTGATACTGGCCATGTTTTGCATTGTGACGATGGGCTACATTCAACAAACCAAAAAAGTCAAGAACAGCATAGAAGACGTTCTCTACACGGCCAGCATCATCAGGGAGGCTGAACGTGCTCAAAAGTTGATCCTGGATATGGAAACCGGCCTTAGGGGCTTTCTGCTGATTGGCAAGGGTCCTTTTCTCGAACCCTACCGTGAGGGCCAAAAACAATTCAACATAAGTCTCCATCACCTCGACTCCTTAACTGAGGCCTACCCAGAGCAAAATAAACAGGTTCACCTGATTAGGGAAGATGCGAACAAATGGTTGAAGACGTTTGCGGTCCCTTTGCTGGAAAGTAGGGCCAATGCAACAAAGAGCGCCCGTGACAAAGCCCGCTATGATTCCTTATTCAACGCTACGGCGGCGCAGGGAACAGGTAAGCGCATCATGGACCGGGCACGGGACCGGTTTGAGTTGATCAAGAAGGAAGAAGAACGCACGAAAGTAACCAGGTTAAATGAATTGAATTCGTCCTTCGCCCGCACCAACTACCTGGCGGTTGGACTTACCTTGCTTTCCATTCTAGCGGGCAGCCTGATTTCCTATATTCTGGGAAAAACGATCAGAAAGAGGTTCCAGCGCATGAACAGCCTGGCCAACAGCATTGCCAAAGGTGACTACAGCGTGTCAGTGGTAGACAAGCATAATGATGAGATCAGCAGCCTGACTCAGTCATTGAACGTGATGGCAGCCCAACTGCAAAGTAACTTTACCCACCTCACCAAAATGAACAAAGAGCTGGACCAGTTTGCCTATGTAGTTTCCCATGACCTGAAAGCCCCTCTTAGAGCCATCAACAATCTAGCCGAATGGATTGCCGAAGACCTGGTTACCAAAGACGATGATATCATCAATAACTTAACCATCTTGCGGGGCCGGGTTCAACGCATGGAAAACCTCATCAACGGGATTCTTGATTATTCCCGGGTGGGGCGCCAATCACTTTCCCAAAGCACTTTTTCTACCCAGGATTTGCTTAAAGAAACCTTGGAGAACCTGGCACCTCCTGCCACGTTCACCGTCACCACACCCGCCCCATTGCCTACCATTACGGGTGAGCGCACCTTGTTTTACCAGATCTTCTCAAACCTGTTAAGTAACGCCTTCAAGTACCACCACCGGCAGGAAGGAAAAATAGAGGTGCGGGCAAAAGAACTGCCGAACTTCTTCCAGTTTGAGATTAAGGACGACGGCCCCGGTATTCCTAAAGAATACCAGGACAAAGTATTTGCAATGTTCCAAACCATGGAAGCCCGAGACGTGAAAGAAAGCACCGGAGTAGGGCTTTCCATTGTAAAAAAGATAGTAGAAGAAAAAGGCGGTAAAATCTGGATAGAATCTGAGAAAGGGAAAGGCACCACATTCCTGTTTACCTGGCCAAAAGCCTCTTCACTTGTTAGCACTTCTCCTACCGTAAGCTTATGA